The proteins below are encoded in one region of Rhizobacter sp.:
- a CDS encoding RNA-binding transcriptional accessory protein — MNKILLQLAGELKVRAAQVNAAVELLDGGATVPFIARYRKEATDGLDDTQLRELESRLGYLRELEERRAAVLKSIDEQGKLTPELRAAIETVPTKQELEDLYLPYKPRRRTKGMTAREAGLEPLADKLFADPTLDPAAEAAAFINADAGFADAFAVLDGVRDLLSERWAEDAALVGKLREWLWEEGLLKSKLMDGKDENNADVAKFRDYFDYDEPIGRVPSHRALAVFRGRTQEILDAKLVVDEEVVPGQPTLAEGRIARHLGWSHAKRPADDLIRKTIAWTWKVKLSLSLERDLFSRLREEAEKVAIKVFAENLRDLLLAAPAGPRVVMGLDPGIRTGVKVAVVDATGKVLDTNTVYPHEPRKDWEGSIHTLGRLCATHGVNLIAIGNGTASRETDKLASDLIKRIQQLAPGTHIEKVVVSEAGASVYSASEFASKELPDLDVSLRGAVSIARRLQDPLAELVKIEPKSIGVGQYQHDVNQGELAKSLDAVVEDCVNSVGVDLNTASAPLLARVSGLSTAVANSIVRWRDANGAFKSRQQLLDVSGLGAKTFEQSAGFLRISGGENPLDQSGVHPETYPVVEKILAKVSKPLTEVMGRSDVIRALKPEAFADDKFGAITVKDILAELEKPGRDPRPDFKVARFNDGVEDIKDLQPGMTLEGTVSNVAQFGAFVDLGVHQDGLVHVSQLSNKFVNDAREVVKTGDIVKVKVLEVDLARKRISLTMKLDTAPAPRGERGDNSYRPAARGERMGGQRAPGQAQTPSAMAAAFAKLQTKR; from the coding sequence TTGAACAAGATTCTTCTTCAGTTGGCTGGCGAACTGAAGGTTCGCGCGGCCCAGGTGAACGCCGCGGTGGAGTTGCTCGATGGTGGCGCCACCGTTCCCTTCATTGCCCGCTATCGCAAGGAGGCCACCGACGGCCTCGACGACACGCAGCTGCGCGAGCTGGAAAGCCGCCTCGGCTACTTGCGCGAGCTCGAAGAGCGCCGCGCCGCGGTACTCAAGAGCATCGATGAGCAAGGTAAGCTGACCCCCGAGTTGCGTGCGGCCATCGAAACCGTGCCCACCAAGCAGGAACTGGAAGACCTCTACCTTCCCTACAAGCCGCGCCGCCGCACCAAGGGCATGACCGCCCGCGAAGCGGGGCTGGAGCCGCTGGCCGACAAGCTCTTTGCCGACCCCACGCTCGACCCCGCGGCCGAAGCAGCCGCCTTCATCAATGCCGACGCCGGCTTTGCCGATGCGTTTGCCGTGCTCGACGGCGTGCGCGACCTGCTCAGTGAGCGCTGGGCGGAAGACGCCGCGCTGGTGGGCAAGCTGCGTGAGTGGCTCTGGGAAGAGGGCCTGCTCAAGTCGAAGCTGATGGACGGCAAGGACGAGAACAACGCCGACGTGGCCAAGTTCCGCGACTACTTCGACTACGACGAGCCGATCGGCCGCGTGCCGTCGCACCGGGCGCTGGCGGTGTTCCGCGGGCGCACCCAGGAAATCCTCGACGCCAAGCTGGTGGTCGACGAAGAAGTGGTGCCCGGCCAGCCCACGCTCGCCGAAGGGCGCATTGCCCGCCATCTGGGCTGGAGCCACGCCAAGCGGCCCGCCGACGACCTGATCCGCAAGACCATCGCCTGGACCTGGAAGGTCAAGCTCAGCCTGAGCCTCGAGCGCGATCTCTTCAGCCGGTTGCGCGAAGAGGCCGAGAAGGTGGCGATCAAGGTGTTCGCCGAAAACCTGCGCGACCTGCTGCTGGCCGCACCCGCCGGCCCGCGCGTGGTGATGGGGCTTGACCCCGGCATCCGCACCGGCGTGAAGGTGGCGGTGGTCGATGCCACCGGCAAGGTGCTCGACACCAACACCGTCTACCCGCACGAGCCGCGCAAGGACTGGGAAGGCTCCATCCACACGCTGGGTCGCCTGTGTGCCACGCACGGCGTGAACCTCATCGCCATCGGCAACGGCACGGCGAGCCGCGAGACCGACAAGCTGGCGTCCGACCTCATCAAGCGCATCCAGCAGCTCGCCCCTGGCACCCACATCGAGAAGGTGGTGGTAAGCGAGGCGGGCGCCTCGGTGTACTCGGCAAGCGAGTTCGCGAGCAAGGAGCTGCCCGATCTGGATGTGAGCCTGCGTGGCGCCGTCAGCATCGCGAGACGTCTGCAGGACCCGCTGGCCGAACTCGTGAAGATCGAACCCAAGAGCATCGGCGTTGGCCAATACCAGCACGACGTGAACCAGGGCGAGTTGGCGAAGAGCCTCGACGCCGTGGTCGAAGACTGCGTGAACTCGGTGGGGGTGGACCTCAACACCGCCTCGGCGCCGCTGCTGGCGCGTGTGTCGGGCCTGAGCACCGCGGTGGCCAACAGCATCGTGCGCTGGCGCGATGCCAACGGGGCCTTCAAGAGCCGACAGCAGTTGCTCGATGTGAGCGGGCTCGGCGCCAAGACCTTCGAGCAAAGCGCCGGCTTCCTGCGCATCAGCGGCGGTGAGAACCCGCTCGACCAATCGGGCGTGCACCCCGAGACCTACCCGGTCGTCGAGAAGATCCTGGCCAAGGTGAGCAAGCCACTGACCGAGGTGATGGGCCGAAGCGACGTGATCCGTGCGCTCAAGCCCGAGGCGTTCGCCGACGACAAGTTCGGTGCCATCACGGTGAAGGACATCCTCGCCGAGCTGGAAAAGCCCGGCCGCGACCCGCGCCCCGACTTCAAGGTGGCGCGCTTCAACGACGGCGTGGAAGACATCAAGGACCTGCAACCGGGCATGACGCTCGAAGGCACAGTGAGCAACGTGGCCCAATTCGGCGCCTTCGTCGACCTCGGTGTGCACCAGGACGGCCTGGTGCACGTGAGCCAGCTCTCGAACAAGTTCGTCAACGACGCGCGCGAAGTGGTGAAGACGGGCGACATCGTGAAAGTGAAAGTGCTGGAGGTCGACCTGGCCCGCAAGCGCATCTCGCTCACGATGAAGCTCGACACCGCGCCGGCACCTCGGGGTGAGCGCGGCGACAACAGCTACCGGCCGGCAGCACGCGGCGAGCGCATGGGCGGCCAGCGTGCCCCCGGGCAGGCGCAGACGCCTTCGGCGATGGCGGCTGCGTTCGCCAAGCTGCAGACCAAGCGCTGA
- a CDS encoding class I SAM-dependent methyltransferase, producing the protein MTTPQGRPSAQAVQLPHQPLPDYYPSDDLQARESFLRKTFDDTAVDYNKLEAILGFGTGPSYRGRALKRAGLKPGMMVVDVGMGTGIVSQEILKITGEPSKLIGVDPSPGMMAQAKLPAEVVCKLGRAEEIPVPDASVDFLVMGYALRHISDFSKACAEFRRVLKPGGRLLILEITMPQSRLGTWVLKAYMRGVVPLLARFVSKSSTTPMLWRYYWDTIAGCIPPAQVIASLSAAGLLESSRYVELGIFSEYRARG; encoded by the coding sequence ATGACCACGCCGCAAGGCCGCCCGAGTGCCCAAGCCGTTCAACTTCCGCACCAGCCGCTGCCGGACTATTACCCGTCCGACGACCTGCAGGCCCGCGAGAGTTTCCTGCGCAAGACTTTCGACGACACGGCGGTCGACTACAACAAGCTCGAAGCCATTCTGGGCTTTGGCACCGGCCCGAGCTACCGGGGGCGTGCGCTGAAGCGCGCGGGTCTCAAGCCCGGGATGATGGTGGTGGACGTGGGCATGGGCACGGGCATCGTGTCGCAAGAGATTTTGAAGATCACGGGCGAGCCGTCGAAGCTGATCGGTGTCGACCCCAGCCCCGGCATGATGGCTCAGGCCAAGCTGCCGGCTGAAGTGGTGTGCAAGCTGGGCCGTGCGGAAGAGATTCCGGTGCCCGACGCCTCGGTCGACTTCCTGGTGATGGGCTACGCGCTGCGTCACATCAGCGACTTCTCGAAGGCTTGTGCCGAGTTCCGCCGCGTGCTGAAGCCGGGCGGCCGATTGCTCATCCTCGAGATCACGATGCCGCAGAGCCGGCTCGGCACCTGGGTGCTCAAGGCCTATATGCGCGGTGTGGTGCCTCTGCTGGCGCGCTTCGTGTCGAAGTCGTCCACCACGCCGATGCTGTGGCGCTATTACTGGGACACCATCGCCGGCTGCATTCCGCCCGCCCAGGTCATCGCGTCGCTCAGCGCCGCAGGTCTGTTGGAGTCGAGCCGGTATGTGGAACTGGGCATCTTTTCCGAATACCGCGCGCGGGGCTGA
- a CDS encoding phospholipase, translating into MQALQVHAGPRAIKHLREHGLAAADVRAIPGAAGGPKGLVLGPLDQFIFGEWLQDVTQPVHLIGASIGAWRMATACLGNPRQAFARLADDYITQEYEHKAGKPPTPTHVSEVFGAKLLEHFAGQETQVLSHPKFRLHVFTSRGRHVLKREGRRLSRVTTPLGYLGAFATNVVSRKAMGAWLERVIFSDARDAFPLHTHDYSTRVVALDAQNLQPSILASCSIPFWLDAVHDIPGGPRGAYWDGGITDYHLHLNYASLRDGLVLYPHFQKTIIPGWLDKALKHRHRASAHLDNVVVVSPNPEWIATLPNGKLPDRNDFKRYTHDVPARVRAWRQAVAESERLRDEFQQLVERREPIAALPL; encoded by the coding sequence ATGCAAGCCCTGCAGGTCCACGCCGGCCCGCGTGCAATCAAACACCTGCGCGAGCACGGGCTCGCGGCGGCCGACGTGCGCGCCATCCCCGGTGCGGCCGGGGGGCCGAAGGGTCTGGTGCTCGGCCCGCTCGATCAGTTCATCTTCGGCGAGTGGTTGCAGGATGTGACGCAGCCCGTTCACCTCATCGGCGCGTCGATCGGCGCGTGGCGCATGGCGACAGCCTGTCTCGGCAACCCGCGCCAGGCCTTCGCTCGACTGGCCGACGACTACATCACGCAGGAATACGAGCACAAGGCCGGCAAGCCGCCCACGCCCACGCACGTGAGCGAGGTGTTTGGCGCCAAGCTGCTGGAGCACTTCGCCGGCCAGGAAACGCAGGTGCTGAGCCATCCGAAGTTTCGGCTGCATGTGTTCACCAGCCGGGGGCGGCACGTGCTCAAGCGCGAAGGCCGTCGCTTGTCACGGGTCACGACGCCCCTGGGCTACCTCGGCGCCTTCGCCACCAACGTCGTGAGCCGCAAGGCGATGGGGGCGTGGCTCGAGCGTGTGATCTTTTCCGATGCGCGTGATGCCTTCCCGCTGCACACCCACGACTACAGCACGCGCGTCGTCGCGCTCGATGCCCAGAACCTGCAGCCGAGCATTCTGGCGAGTTGCTCGATCCCATTCTGGCTGGATGCGGTGCACGACATTCCCGGCGGCCCGCGCGGTGCATATTGGGACGGCGGCATCACCGACTACCACCTGCACCTGAATTACGCCTCGCTGCGCGACGGCCTGGTGCTCTATCCGCACTTCCAGAAGACGATTATTCCCGGTTGGCTCGACAAGGCGCTGAAGCACCGCCATCGCGCCAGCGCCCACCTGGATAATGTGGTGGTTGTATCGCCTAATCCCGAATGGATTGCCACGCTTCCCAATGGCAAGCTCCCGGACCGCAACGATTTCAAACGCTATACCCACGATGTGCCTGCCCGGGTGAGGGCCTGGAGGCAGGCAGTGGCGGAGAGCGAACGCCTGCGAGACGAGTTCCAGCAACTCGTCGAGCGGCGCGAGCCCATCGCCGCGTTGCCACTTTGA